The Streptomyces cynarae genome contains a region encoding:
- a CDS encoding VOC family protein: MLGTDFRTGSPNWIDLGSPDTDAAAAFYGAVFGWQFVSAGPEAGGYGFFQKDGRTVGAVGPLTEEGAASAWTTYFQSDDIQATAREVVAGGGGVRAEPMDVMGEGWMAQFTDPQGARFAVWQPGRTKGLEITSQDNTLVWVELHVGDPEAAIRFYNALFGWRSQEMQAPGMTYRVLSIKDGDQQEGSFGGVAPLQDEQEETRWVPYFAVADADATVAAVQGSGGTVLMPASDVPDVGRIAWLADPGQAVFAVLKPNPRQG; encoded by the coding sequence ATGCTCGGCACCGACTTCCGCACCGGGTCACCCAACTGGATCGACCTCGGCAGCCCGGACACGGACGCGGCTGCCGCCTTCTACGGCGCCGTCTTCGGGTGGCAGTTCGTGTCCGCCGGGCCGGAGGCGGGCGGCTACGGGTTCTTCCAGAAGGACGGGAGGACCGTCGGTGCCGTCGGGCCGCTGACCGAGGAGGGGGCCGCGTCGGCCTGGACGACGTACTTCCAGAGCGACGACATCCAGGCCACCGCCCGCGAGGTGGTCGCCGGCGGGGGCGGGGTGCGAGCCGAACCCATGGACGTCATGGGCGAGGGCTGGATGGCCCAGTTCACCGATCCGCAGGGGGCGCGGTTCGCCGTCTGGCAGCCCGGGCGGACCAAGGGCCTGGAGATCACGTCGCAGGACAACACGCTGGTGTGGGTGGAACTGCACGTGGGCGACCCGGAAGCCGCAATCCGCTTCTACAACGCGCTGTTCGGCTGGCGTTCGCAGGAGATGCAGGCGCCCGGCATGACGTACCGGGTGCTCAGCATCAAGGACGGCGACCAGCAGGAGGGGTCCTTCGGCGGCGTTGCCCCGCTTCAGGACGAGCAGGAGGAGACGCGCTGGGTACCGTACTTCGCCGTGGCCGACGCCGACGCCACCGTCGCGGCGGTGCAGGGCAGCGGCGGGACGGTGCTCATGCCGGCCTCGGACGTGCCGGACGTCGGACGCATCGCCTGGCTGGCGGACCCGGGCCAGGCGGTGTTCGCCGTGCTGAAGCCGAACCCGCGCCAGGGCTGA
- a CDS encoding phosphotransferase, whose product MFEESGLASSHEPIETSVVDALLARHYQLSGRLERLATEKDDTFRLRTGTADLLVKVSPPDEAEAVVALQTAVLRHLETEAPHLPIQRVRETAEGSDDVPIETKDGRVRVLRVFDFVEGAVLARTNHDPHQLAKTGQMLGRVDLALRSFRHPADERRLVWDLRHFDQLRELIEYTSSAAHRRLAQEVFRLFHGAIVPRLGDLETQVIHGDYSPYNVLVDPRTDGFVTGVIDFGDTMRSALIFDPAVSLANLLGRTPWDPWREACSFVAGYERARPIKDTELPLLPVAALARLTLRALVTHWRAERVPERRDYLLEHARDDWANVERAMAVAVEEVVARLLSTRHDTP is encoded by the coding sequence TCTCGAGCGCCTGGCAACCGAGAAGGACGACACGTTCCGGCTGCGAACCGGCACGGCCGACCTTCTCGTCAAGGTTTCCCCACCCGACGAGGCGGAAGCTGTCGTAGCTCTGCAAACGGCTGTGCTGCGCCACCTCGAAACCGAAGCTCCTCATCTCCCCATCCAGCGGGTCAGGGAGACCGCCGAAGGCAGCGACGACGTACCGATCGAGACGAAAGACGGCCGGGTTCGAGTCCTGCGCGTCTTCGACTTCGTCGAAGGTGCCGTCCTCGCGCGGACGAACCACGATCCCCACCAGCTTGCCAAGACCGGGCAGATGCTCGGGCGAGTGGATCTGGCTCTGCGGTCATTCAGGCATCCAGCGGACGAGCGGCGCCTTGTGTGGGACCTTCGGCACTTCGACCAGCTGCGGGAGCTCATCGAGTACACGTCCAGCGCCGCGCACCGTCGGCTGGCACAAGAAGTGTTCCGCCTTTTCCACGGGGCCATCGTTCCGAGGCTGGGTGATCTCGAGACCCAAGTGATCCATGGTGACTACAGCCCCTACAACGTCCTGGTGGATCCGCGGACAGACGGCTTCGTCACCGGAGTGATCGACTTCGGTGACACCATGCGCAGTGCTTTGATCTTCGATCCTGCTGTGTCTCTCGCGAACCTTCTCGGCCGGACACCGTGGGATCCCTGGCGTGAGGCATGCAGCTTCGTCGCGGGATACGAGCGGGCCCGGCCGATCAAGGACACCGAACTCCCGCTCCTTCCTGTCGCCGCGTTGGCACGCCTGACACTTCGCGCGCTGGTCACCCATTGGCGCGCGGAACGAGTTCCGGAGCGTCGCGACTACCTGCTCGAGCACGCCAGAGACGACTGGGCCAACGTGGAGCGGGCCATGGCCGTCGCCGTGGAGGAGGTCGTGGCCCGCTTGCTGAGCACCCGCCATGACACGCCTTGA
- a CDS encoding serine hydrolase domain-containing protein, with the protein MGHCPHLCRGPVTSAAALPQAQAATRPAATPAAAAHRPATDRAALADALEAVHTAGMYGAYAAVRDGDTTWRGAAGVADRDTGRPVTPDMEQRIGSISKAMTAVALLQQVAAGRLDLGAPVSRYLPGLVPGERGDRITVRMLLNHTSGIGDYVLYAFPSLQTLSTSSLDENRFRHIDPRELVRMGVQAPPTGAPGEKWSYSNTNYIIAGLLLGKLTGENPERYITRNVIRRAGLRHTYFPVGPRITGPHPKLYESFYGLIDPPRDYSVYDMSWAGTAGAVVSTMPDLDRFYRQLLTGRLLPAAELAEMETTVPMTDDQGDVTGQYGLGIRRFDWGCGTFWGHSGAVFGAETWVISSPDGRRQMALAYNLSKYDKLGPDGTVTPSPIDDAINTFVAKALCASTTGSPGLRSAGVDLAPAHASDWRSLPAARR; encoded by the coding sequence ATGGGCCATTGCCCTCACCTGTGCCGCGGCCCTGTCACGTCGGCTGCCGCGCTCCCCCAGGCCCAGGCGGCCACCCGACCGGCCGCCACCCCCGCCGCCGCTGCCCACCGGCCGGCCACGGACCGGGCGGCCCTGGCGGATGCTCTCGAGGCCGTCCACACCGCCGGCATGTACGGCGCCTACGCGGCCGTGCGGGACGGCGACACCACGTGGCGCGGTGCCGCCGGTGTCGCCGACCGCGACACCGGCCGTCCGGTGACGCCGGACATGGAGCAGCGGATCGGCAGCATCTCCAAGGCGATGACCGCTGTCGCCCTGCTCCAGCAGGTCGCCGCCGGCCGCCTCGACCTGGGCGCGCCCGTCTCCCGGTACCTCCCCGGCCTCGTCCCCGGAGAGCGCGGCGACCGGATCACCGTGCGGATGCTGCTGAACCACACCAGCGGTATCGGTGACTACGTCCTCTACGCCTTCCCGTCGTTGCAGACGCTGTCCACGAGCAGCCTGGACGAGAACCGCTTCCGGCACATCGACCCGCGGGAGCTCGTCCGGATGGGAGTGCAGGCGCCGCCGACCGGCGCTCCCGGCGAGAAGTGGTCGTACTCCAACACGAACTACATCATCGCGGGGCTGCTGCTCGGCAAGCTCACCGGCGAGAACCCCGAGCGGTACATCACGCGCAACGTCATCCGCCGGGCCGGTCTGCGGCACACGTACTTCCCCGTCGGCCCGCGCATCACCGGCCCCCACCCGAAGCTGTACGAGTCCTTCTACGGACTGATCGACCCACCGCGCGACTACAGCGTCTACGACATGTCCTGGGCCGGGACCGCCGGCGCCGTCGTCTCCACCATGCCGGATCTCGACCGCTTCTACCGGCAGTTGCTCACCGGACGGCTGCTCCCCGCCGCCGAACTGGCCGAGATGGAGACGACGGTCCCGATGACCGACGACCAGGGCGACGTGACGGGGCAATACGGTCTGGGCATCAGACGGTTCGACTGGGGATGCGGCACGTTCTGGGGCCACAGCGGCGCGGTGTTCGGCGCCGAGACATGGGTGATCTCCAGCCCGGACGGCCGCCGGCAGATGGCGCTCGCATACAACCTGTCGAAGTACGACAAGCTCGGACCGGACGGCACGGTGACCCCGAGCCCGATCGACGACGCCATCAACACGTTCGTGGCGAAGGCTCTGTGCGCTTCCACCACCGGTTCCCCGGGCCTGCGGTCGGCCGGGGTGGACCTCGCCCCGGCGCATGCCTCCGACTGGCGGTCACTGCCGGCCGCGAGGCGCTGA
- a CDS encoding SpoIIE family protein phosphatase: MTGESGRSARRRRRSGRSLSVRSLAGQVFLLQFAVVVLLVAATLVALVVQAQRDNMADARNRTLATAQTFANSPGIVAALNSPDPSAVLQPHAEATRKAAGVDAVIVYRLDGITLTHSDPHQIGKHVIGPYAQAAAGKPFTRTFQGSLGLSVISAVPVRAPDGSVVAIVSVPVTVEKVQHRVDRQLPVLFGGAAAALVIAVGGSALVSRRLRRQTHGLGPTEMTRMYEHHDAVLHAVREGVLIISAEGRLLLANDEARRLLELPADAEGRHVTDLGLEEDLPGLLASDHPATDEVYLAADRLLAVNKRPTAPHGPAGSVVTLRDTTELLALSGRAEVARERLKLLYDAGGRIGTTLDVKRTAEELAEVAVPRFADVVTVELLDPVLSGGEPSAANPDVRRVAVVGLYDDRLLYPVGALFRFIPAHPVSRAMQGGQAVLVRDLSADDSWVAQDAVRSRRILDHGIHSLLAVPLRARGVVLGAVDFWRGRASPPFDEEDVSFAEELVARAAVSIDNARRFTREHTMAVTLQHSLLPRGLPEQAALDVAYRYLPAQAGVGGDWFDVIPLSGARVALVVGDVVGHGLHAAATMGRLRTAVQNFSGLDMPADELLGRLDELVSQIDAEEVTAGEDGQGIAGASCQYAVYDPVSGQLAIATMGHPGPAVVHPDGSVDFPPVPVSPPLGLCAGLPVESTELNVPEGSRLVLFTDGLVEDRDRDLDTGLATLRAALTGPDRTPEATCARVMDALLPERPTDDIALLVARTRCLGPDRVAEWQVPLDPAAVGPVRTACVRRLTEWGLEENVFTAELILSELITNAIRYGGEPVSVRLLRDRALIFEVADGSSTSPRLRRAKATDEGGRGLFLVAQFAERWGTRYTGTGKVIWAEQSLHGGATPGAEGLGEILLGQWEDTAL; the protein is encoded by the coding sequence ATGACTGGTGAATCCGGTCGATCTGCGCGCCGCCGGCGTCGTTCCGGCCGCTCGCTGAGCGTGCGCAGTCTCGCCGGGCAGGTCTTCCTCCTGCAGTTCGCCGTCGTCGTGCTGCTCGTCGCCGCCACGCTGGTGGCTCTCGTGGTGCAGGCCCAACGCGACAACATGGCGGACGCCAGGAACCGCACGCTCGCCACCGCCCAGACGTTCGCCAACTCGCCGGGGATCGTGGCCGCGTTGAACAGCCCGGATCCGAGCGCGGTGCTTCAGCCGCATGCCGAGGCGACACGGAAGGCCGCGGGTGTCGACGCCGTCATCGTGTACCGGCTGGACGGGATCACCCTCACCCACAGCGATCCCCACCAGATCGGCAAGCATGTCATCGGCCCTTACGCGCAGGCCGCGGCCGGCAAGCCGTTCACCAGGACCTTCCAGGGGTCCCTGGGGCTCTCGGTGATCTCGGCGGTCCCGGTCAGGGCCCCCGACGGCTCGGTCGTCGCCATCGTCTCCGTTCCCGTCACGGTCGAGAAGGTGCAGCACCGGGTGGACCGGCAGCTGCCGGTGCTCTTCGGCGGCGCCGCCGCGGCGCTGGTCATCGCCGTGGGCGGGTCCGCACTGGTGAGCCGCCGGCTGCGGCGGCAGACCCATGGCCTGGGCCCGACCGAGATGACCCGCATGTACGAGCACCACGACGCGGTCCTGCACGCCGTGCGGGAAGGCGTGCTGATCATCTCCGCCGAGGGCAGGCTGCTGCTGGCCAACGACGAGGCACGGCGGCTGCTGGAGCTGCCGGCGGACGCGGAGGGGCGCCATGTCACCGATCTGGGCCTCGAGGAGGACCTGCCCGGGCTGCTGGCCTCCGACCACCCGGCCACCGACGAGGTGTACCTCGCGGCCGACCGCCTCCTGGCGGTCAACAAGCGGCCCACCGCACCCCACGGACCAGCCGGCAGCGTGGTGACGCTCCGGGACACCACGGAGCTGCTCGCACTGTCCGGCCGGGCGGAGGTGGCGCGCGAACGCCTGAAACTGCTCTACGACGCCGGGGGCCGGATCGGCACCACCCTGGACGTGAAGCGCACCGCCGAGGAACTGGCGGAGGTGGCGGTGCCCCGGTTCGCGGACGTGGTCACCGTCGAACTGCTGGACCCGGTCCTGTCCGGCGGGGAGCCCTCCGCGGCGAACCCCGACGTGCGCCGGGTCGCGGTCGTGGGCCTGTACGACGACCGCCTCCTCTACCCCGTCGGCGCGCTGTTCCGGTTCATCCCCGCCCACCCCGTCTCCCGGGCCATGCAAGGCGGACAGGCGGTCCTCGTCAGGGACCTGAGTGCGGACGACAGCTGGGTGGCCCAGGACGCCGTACGGTCCCGGCGCATCCTCGACCACGGCATCCACTCCCTGCTGGCGGTCCCGCTGCGGGCCCGCGGGGTGGTGCTGGGAGCGGTCGACTTCTGGCGGGGGCGCGCCTCCCCGCCGTTCGACGAGGAGGACGTGTCCTTCGCCGAGGAGCTGGTCGCCCGGGCCGCGGTGAGCATCGACAACGCCCGCCGCTTCACCCGTGAACACACCATGGCCGTCACCCTCCAGCACAGCCTGCTGCCCCGCGGGCTCCCCGAGCAGGCCGCCCTCGACGTTGCCTACCGCTACCTGCCCGCGCAGGCGGGAGTGGGCGGCGACTGGTTCGACGTCATCCCGCTCTCCGGCGCCCGGGTGGCCCTGGTGGTCGGCGACGTCGTGGGCCACGGTCTGCACGCCGCGGCGACCATGGGCAGGCTGCGGACCGCCGTGCAGAACTTCTCCGGCCTGGACATGCCCGCGGACGAGCTCCTCGGCCGACTGGACGAACTGGTGTCCCAGATCGACGCCGAGGAGGTCACCGCGGGGGAGGACGGGCAGGGGATCGCCGGGGCGAGCTGCCAATACGCCGTCTACGACCCCGTCTCCGGGCAGCTGGCCATCGCCACCATGGGCCACCCGGGACCGGCGGTCGTCCATCCCGACGGGAGCGTGGACTTCCCCCCGGTGCCCGTCTCTCCGCCCCTCGGCCTGTGCGCCGGTCTGCCCGTCGAGAGCACCGAGCTGAACGTGCCCGAGGGGTCGCGGCTGGTGCTGTTCACCGACGGCCTGGTCGAGGACCGCGACCGCGACCTGGACACCGGTCTCGCGACCCTGCGCGCCGCCCTGACCGGTCCCGACCGCACTCCGGAGGCCACCTGCGCGAGGGTGATGGACGCGCTGCTGCCCGAACGACCCACGGACGACATCGCGCTGCTGGTGGCCCGCACCCGCTGTCTCGGCCCCGACCGGGTCGCCGAGTGGCAGGTGCCCCTCGACCCGGCGGCGGTGGGCCCGGTGCGCACCGCCTGCGTCCGCCGGCTGACCGAGTGGGGCCTGGAGGAGAACGTCTTCACCGCCGAGCTCATCCTCAGCGAGCTGATCACCAACGCGATCCGCTACGGCGGCGAACCCGTCTCCGTCCGGCTGCTGCGCGACCGCGCCCTGATCTTCGAGGTGGCGGACGGCAGCAGCACCTCGCCCCGGCTGCGCCGGGCGAAGGCCACCGACGAGGGGGGCCGCGGACTGTTCCTGGTCGCCCAGTTCGCCGAGCGCTGGGGCACCCGCTACACGGGCACCGGCAAGGTCATCTGGGCCGAACAGTCCCTCCACGGCGGCGCCACGCCGGGCGCCGAAGGGCTCGGCGAGATCCTGCTGGGCCAGTGGGAGGACACGGCCCTGTGA
- a CDS encoding N-acetylmuramoyl-L-alanine amidase, with translation MTGVPYVTLFCGPCGSSRGGYVVSRRTSHAYRPLSLKRRVWLTLGAVVLGGGGVVTYAVASPSDHGAAGRAKRPVKVYDLTLKGTDVGRRELPRTDTEQFSMVGVSWTGGAERLDGTAQVRTRSLQTGEWSAWRDLEANVDPLEKPGPRVRGASEPLWVGSSDGVQVQVVRKNGTTGPLPKGLEVNLVDPGVVTDAETRSSTGEPAAFVAETSPGATPTDSTAPTDSATPTDSAAPGDGTTTAPTDGQTTTSPAPSDTAPTATPTDSVSASPTTSASATTPSAPPSTVPEPPITSRAGWGADESLSPDPSQYNADVKAVFVHHTDGANDYSCADSASIVRGIYAYHTQVNHWNDIGYNFLVDKCGTIFEGRKGGVDLPVLGAHTYGWNRESAGIAVLGDYTSTSATNAALTSIARVAAWKLGQYGADPSGTVQLTAGATQTNYFGTGFTAGGKYTFQRISGHRDGYNTQCPGGSLYNQLPTVRAWASGPVQGLKVSSVDGAGLSGSTFYTKGAVTVRWTATTPASLISSFRLLVDGKTGATAPGSATSAGATLTLGSHTVAVQAVHQSGKTATSASVNVVAETTAPTFTTTPTLSLRTGTVNTGAVPVTLGWKATDNAALSSVKLLSPATATFGPTTTGSSRTAASGTATTWSMRAYDYAGNYRTVSPAYTPVILQESSATKSGSWTTRSSTSYLGGKSYSSGSKGATLTWTFTGRSAAWVVSRASSSGQAYVYVDGTKVATVDLKSSTTLYRQAIWTRTWAGSAQHTVKIVVVGTSGRPTVTTDGLVYIK, from the coding sequence GTGACGGGTGTGCCCTACGTGACTTTGTTCTGTGGCCCTTGTGGGTCCTCGAGGGGTGGATACGTCGTGAGTCGTCGTACGTCGCATGCGTACAGACCGCTGAGTCTCAAGCGTCGGGTGTGGCTGACGCTCGGTGCCGTCGTCCTGGGGGGCGGGGGCGTGGTGACCTATGCCGTCGCCAGCCCCTCCGACCACGGGGCGGCGGGCCGCGCCAAGCGGCCGGTGAAGGTCTACGACCTCACGCTGAAGGGCACCGACGTCGGCAGGCGGGAGCTGCCGCGCACGGACACCGAGCAGTTCTCGATGGTCGGCGTCTCGTGGACGGGCGGAGCCGAGCGGCTCGACGGCACGGCGCAGGTGCGCACCCGCAGCCTCCAGACCGGCGAGTGGAGCGCCTGGCGCGACCTCGAAGCGAACGTCGACCCGCTGGAGAAGCCCGGCCCCCGTGTGCGCGGCGCCTCCGAGCCCCTCTGGGTCGGCTCCTCCGACGGCGTACAGGTACAGGTCGTCCGCAAGAACGGCACCACCGGTCCGCTGCCCAAGGGACTCGAGGTCAACCTGGTCGACCCGGGCGTGGTGACCGACGCCGAGACCAGGTCCTCCACTGGTGAGCCGGCCGCGTTCGTCGCCGAGACGAGTCCCGGCGCCACGCCCACCGACTCGACCGCACCGACCGACTCGGCCACCCCCACGGACTCCGCCGCACCCGGCGACGGCACCACCACCGCGCCCACGGACGGTCAGACCACCACGTCCCCGGCGCCGTCCGACACCGCGCCCACGGCCACCCCGACCGACTCGGTGTCCGCCTCGCCCACGACGAGCGCGTCGGCCACCACGCCGTCCGCACCGCCGTCCACCGTGCCCGAACCGCCGATCACCTCGCGCGCCGGCTGGGGCGCCGACGAGTCGCTCAGCCCCGACCCCTCGCAGTACAACGCGGACGTCAAGGCCGTCTTCGTCCACCACACCGACGGGGCCAACGACTACTCCTGCGCCGACTCCGCCTCGATCGTGCGGGGCATCTACGCGTACCACACGCAGGTCAACCACTGGAACGACATCGGCTACAACTTCCTCGTCGACAAGTGCGGCACCATCTTCGAGGGCCGCAAGGGCGGCGTCGACCTGCCGGTGCTGGGCGCCCACACCTACGGCTGGAACCGGGAGTCCGCGGGCATCGCGGTGCTCGGTGACTACACCTCCACCAGCGCCACCAACGCCGCGTTGACCTCGATCGCACGCGTGGCGGCCTGGAAGCTCGGCCAGTACGGCGCCGACCCCTCCGGGACCGTCCAGCTCACCGCGGGGGCGACCCAGACGAACTACTTCGGCACCGGCTTCACCGCGGGCGGCAAGTACACGTTCCAGCGGATCTCCGGTCACCGTGACGGCTACAACACCCAGTGCCCCGGCGGGTCCCTCTACAACCAGCTGCCGACCGTCCGTGCCTGGGCGTCCGGCCCGGTGCAGGGCCTGAAGGTCTCCTCGGTCGACGGCGCGGGCCTTTCCGGATCGACGTTCTACACCAAGGGCGCCGTCACGGTGCGCTGGACGGCCACCACGCCGGCCTCGCTCATCTCGAGCTTCAGGCTGCTCGTCGACGGCAAGACCGGCGCCACCGCCCCCGGCTCCGCCACCTCCGCCGGTGCCACCCTGACCCTGGGCAGCCACACCGTCGCGGTACAGGCCGTCCACCAGTCCGGCAAGACCGCCACCAGCGCTTCGGTGAACGTCGTGGCGGAGACGACGGCACCGACCTTCACCACCACCCCGACGCTCTCCCTGCGCACCGGCACCGTCAACACCGGCGCCGTCCCGGTCACCCTCGGCTGGAAGGCCACCGACAACGCCGCGCTCAGCTCCGTGAAGCTGCTCTCCCCCGCCACGGCCACCTTCGGTCCGACCACCACCGGCTCCAGCCGCACCGCCGCGTCCGGCACGGCCACGACCTGGTCGATGCGTGCCTACGACTACGCCGGCAACTACCGCACGGTCTCCCCGGCGTACACCCCGGTGATCCTCCAGGAGAGCTCCGCCACCAAGTCCGGCAGCTGGACCACCCGCTCCTCCACCAGCTACCTCGGCGGCAAGTCCTACTCCAGCGGCTCCAAGGGCGCCACCCTGACCTGGACCTTCACCGGCCGCTCCGCCGCCTGGGTGGTCTCCCGCGCCTCCAGCTCCGGCCAGGCCTACGTCTACGTCGACGGCACCAAGGTCGCCACGGTGGATCTGAAGTCCTCCACCACCCTCTACCGGCAGGCGATCTGGACCAGGACCTGGGCCGGCAGTGCCCAGCACACCGTCAAGATCGTGGTGGTCGGCACCAGCGGCCGTCCCACCGTCACCACCGACGGCCTGGTCTACATCAAGTGA
- a CDS encoding ROK family transcriptional regulator produces the protein MSSINPTPRDYNKASVLDVVLSHAPLTRNKLIELTGLSKATVSRAVEELRSDGFVVDGGVDAVAGRGRPSTYLDVPETAGHVVGVGFGVVTTGVLVTDLRGREIGHVIVPTVEHHDVPAAGRWLVDLIAQTSASARGPLRQVVVALPAHVRDGAEVFRPADPMRIFSGRDLHRTVEELVDAPVTFDSDANASLLQVLTDDASIHNAALFSVSSTLNFATCRDRELARGRTPAFGDIGSLPSGIDDRTLNGLLSTAGLVELAREQGLDVERVEDLWLAPQDHRARAEMLKAFTTAVTTAVSIVAVTLDPESVYFVGRLRPLVDEVLPEVRKRLEQTLPVIPRITTVSQVLGLSVARGAVHACLAMTHNRLRDALLKARGQGPRQEQAAPAF, from the coding sequence GTGAGCAGCATCAACCCCACACCCCGCGACTACAACAAGGCAAGTGTCCTTGACGTGGTTCTCTCCCATGCGCCGTTGACCCGGAACAAGCTCATCGAGCTCACGGGGTTGAGCAAGGCGACGGTGTCGCGGGCCGTGGAGGAACTGCGCTCTGACGGGTTCGTCGTGGACGGGGGAGTCGACGCCGTCGCCGGGCGTGGCCGTCCGTCGACGTACCTCGATGTGCCCGAGACGGCCGGACACGTCGTGGGGGTCGGCTTCGGCGTCGTGACCACCGGCGTGCTGGTGACCGACCTACGCGGCCGTGAGATCGGACACGTGATCGTTCCGACGGTCGAGCACCACGACGTCCCCGCCGCCGGCCGGTGGCTGGTCGACCTGATCGCGCAGACCAGCGCATCCGCACGAGGGCCACTGCGCCAGGTCGTCGTGGCACTGCCCGCCCATGTCCGCGACGGCGCCGAGGTCTTTCGGCCTGCCGATCCGATGAGAATCTTCTCCGGCAGAGACCTCCACCGAACCGTCGAAGAACTCGTCGATGCTCCAGTGACCTTCGACAGTGACGCGAACGCGTCCTTGCTCCAGGTGCTCACGGACGACGCGAGCATCCATAACGCTGCCCTGTTCAGCGTCAGCAGCACCTTGAATTTCGCCACCTGCAGGGACCGGGAACTGGCTCGGGGACGTACTCCTGCGTTCGGCGACATCGGCTCCCTCCCCTCGGGCATCGACGATCGCACCCTCAACGGGCTGCTGAGCACCGCAGGGCTTGTGGAGCTCGCTCGTGAACAGGGACTGGACGTCGAACGCGTCGAGGACCTGTGGCTGGCACCTCAGGACCATCGAGCCCGTGCGGAGATGCTCAAGGCGTTCACGACGGCGGTCACGACCGCCGTGAGCATCGTCGCGGTGACACTCGATCCCGAATCCGTCTACTTCGTCGGCCGGTTGCGCCCCTTGGTGGACGAGGTACTCCCCGAGGTGCGCAAGCGACTCGAACAGACCTTGCCGGTCATCCCCCGGATCACGACCGTCTCCCAGGTTCTGGGACTCTCGGTGGCACGCGGCGCGGTGCACGCCTGCCTGGCCATGACCCACAACCGCCTACGGGACGCGCTGCTGAAGGCACGCGGTCAGGGACCGCGGCAGGAGCAAGCTGCGCCGGCCTTCTGA
- a CDS encoding RNA polymerase sigma factor has product MGQGGEPRGGQPRDAELGAAVARAQDGDEAAFAVVYRIVQPGLLGYLRGLVKDDAEDVASEAWLEIARDLGRFKGDGAGFRGWSATIARHRALDHLRRRRSRPVPAALDLDLMELPGPDTAHDQALESLSTERALELVRSLPRDQAEAVLLRVVVGLDGPAAARVLGKRPGAVRTAAHRGLKRLARQLGA; this is encoded by the coding sequence GTGGGCCAGGGAGGCGAGCCCCGCGGCGGGCAGCCGCGGGACGCGGAGTTGGGTGCCGCCGTCGCGCGGGCTCAGGACGGCGACGAGGCCGCCTTCGCGGTCGTGTACCGGATCGTGCAGCCCGGGCTGCTGGGTTACCTGCGCGGGCTCGTCAAGGACGACGCCGAGGACGTGGCGTCCGAAGCCTGGCTGGAGATAGCCCGCGACCTGGGCCGGTTCAAGGGCGACGGCGCCGGCTTCCGTGGCTGGAGCGCGACCATCGCCCGTCACCGGGCCCTGGACCACCTGCGCCGCCGTCGTAGCCGCCCCGTGCCTGCCGCGCTCGATCTGGACCTCATGGAGCTGCCGGGGCCGGACACTGCCCATGACCAGGCGCTGGAGTCTCTCTCGACCGAACGCGCACTGGAACTGGTGCGGAGCCTGCCCCGTGATCAGGCCGAGGCGGTGCTGCTGCGCGTCGTCGTCGGCCTCGACGGGCCGGCCGCCGCACGTGTCCTCGGCAAGCGGCCCGGTGCGGTCCGCACCGCCGCGCACCGCGGGCTGAAACGGCTGGCCCGCCAACTCGGCGCCTGA